Proteins encoded by one window of Mercenaria mercenaria strain notata chromosome 4, MADL_Memer_1, whole genome shotgun sequence:
- the LOC123551861 gene encoding uncharacterized protein LOC123551861, with protein MFHQVRVMEEDCDALRFLWWPGGDITQQPKCYRMKVHLFGATSSPSCAAYALKRTATDNARLFGKEVVSTVERDFYVDDCLKSVETDDKAIKLATDLQTLMKLGGFRFTKWLSNSRAVLNAIPESELAPSVVNLSLDETLPCNRALGVQWNVNNDRIQIKVKLSDKPLTRRGILSVVSSIYDPLGLVSPVTLQAKAIIQSLCRLKIGWDDQIPQSINNEWHTWLSTLPCLENVSVNRCFRPSDCVKSTELHIFSDGSETAYGACAYLRFVDTYDNVTCSLVIGKSRLAPIKQMSIPRLELSGAVVACRIYAMLSDELDIKFDQVTFWTDSMIVLGYIKNVSKRFKTFVGNRLSIIHNTTSPDLWRHIDTKSNPADIASRGIHANDTKNLHIWLNGPDFLRKDHTQWPQNQLAPEVTDDDTEVKREAKINITVTNRSLDDIIDRYSSWTKLRRAVAWLLRYKVFCRQKYLNHELDMDEGNLTLAEIQKAEHELLIHVQQDTFANEMNNLKQFKPVRTDSSIASLNPKMCDKLIRVRGRIQSRNLSKCPIILPSKHTITKLIIRHIHENNGHAGKQQVLAIPREKYWIVQGLSAVKGVVRSCMVCRRQHSPLLQQQMAPLLEEQTTPDEPPFTYVGIDYFGPLIVKEGRTHVKRYGCLFTCLSTGAVHLEVCHSLTTNSFVAAFQRFTCRRGYPKKVYSDNGTNLVGGDRQLRQSIQEWNSSAIGKYMTEKEIEWHFNPPQASHRGGAWERTVRSTRTILKALVRRQLLTDEQLVTLMTETERILNDRPITKVSDDPEDMSALTPNMLLLMKTNSSIPRGIYNKNDKYVKRWWKQVQYLSNVFWRRWIREYLPAIQQRQKWQRKTTDLRVGDIVLVFDESTTRGKWPLGRIVKTNKSRDGHVRSCIVKYKNTQ; from the coding sequence ACAATGCCCGTTTATTTGGAAAGGAAGTGGTCTCTACAGTAGAACGAGATTTTTATGTCGATGATTGTCTGAAGTCTGTAGAAACGGATGATAAAGCTATCAAGCTGGCTACAGATCTGCAAACACTAATGAAGTTAGGCGGATTCCGATTTACGAAGTGGTTAAGTAACAGTAGGGCTGTACTGAACGCTATTCCAGAATCTGAACTCGCACCATCTGTCGTCAATCTGAGTCTAGACGAAACTTTACCATGTAATCGAGCACTTGGTGTACAATGGAATGTTAACAACGACAGAATCCAGATTAAAGTCAAGCTGTCTGATAAGCCACTCACGAGACGCGGCATTCTGTCAGTTGTAAGTTCAATATACGACCCACTGGGACTCGTCTCGCCCGTAACACTTCAAGCTAAAGCTATAATACAGAGCCTGTGCAGACTGAAGATCGGCTGGGATGACCAGATACCACAGAGCATCAACAATGAATGGCATACCTGGTTATCAACCTTACCTTGTCTGGAGAATGTGTCTGTAAACCGCTGTTTCCGACCAAGTGACTGTGTTAAATCTACGGAACTGCATATATTTAGTGATGGATCCGAAACCGCCTATGGAGCCTGTGCTTACCTTCGATTTGTTGATACCTATGACAATGTAACATGTTCTCTAGTCATAGGAAAATCTCGTTTAGCCCCGATCAAACAGATGTCTATACCACGTCTTGAGTTATCCGGAGCTGTTGTCGCTTGCCGTATTTATGCGATGTTGTCCGATGAACTAGATATAAAATTTGATCAAGTTACCTTCTGGACTGATTCCATGATTGTGTTAGGATACATAAAGAACGTATCAAAACGGTTCAAGACATTCGTTGGCAATAGACTCAGCATTATACATAATACTACCTCACCAGACCTGTGGCGCCATATTGACACAAAGTCGAATCCCGCAGATATAGCTTCAAGAGGCATACATGCGAATGACACTAAGAATCTACATATTTGGCTAAATGGACCAGATTTTCTAAGAAAAGATCATACTCAGTGGCCACAGAATCAGCTTGCACCGGAAGTAACCGACGATGATACAGAAGTGAAGAGAGAAGCCAAGATAAACATCACAGTGACTAATAGAAGTCTAGATGATATCATTGATCGCTACTCAAGTTGGACTAAACTTAGAAGAGCAGTCGCGTGGTTACTTAGATACAAGGTATTTTGCAGACAGAAATACTTAAATCACGAACTTGACATGGACGAAGGAAACTTAACATTAGCGGAAATCCAGAAAGCAGAACATGAATTATTGATACATGTACAACAGGACACATTCGCAAATGAGATGAACAACTTGAAACAATTCAAGCCAGTCAGAACTGATAGCAGCATTGCATCTCTAAACCCCAAAATGTGTGACAAACTAATCCGAGTACGAGGACGTATACAATCTAGAAACCTGAGTAAATGTCCCATTATACTACCAAGCAAGCACActataacaaaattaataattcGACATATTCATGAGAATAACGGTCATGCCGGAAAACAACAGGTACTTGCAATCCCGCGTGAGAAGTACTGGATAGTTCAAGGACTGAGTGCTGTAAAAGGTGTAGTGAGAAGTTGCATGGTGTGCAGACGACAACACTCCCCCCTGCTACAACAACAGATGGCGCCTCTTCTTGAAGAGCAGACGACACCAGATGAACCCCCTTTCACTTACGTTGGAATAGATTACTTTGGTCCACTGATTGTAAAAGAAGGTCGCACACATGTGAAAAGATATGGCTGTCTTTTTACCTGTCTTTCAACTGGAGCGGTACACCTGGAGGTCTGTCATAGTTTGACAACTAACTCCTTCGTCGCAGCATTTCAACGCTTTACCTGTCGCAGAGGATATCCAAAGAAGGTGTATAGTGACAATGGCACGAATCTTGTAGGTGGCGATCGTCAGCTGCGACAGTCGATACAAGAATGGAATTCTTCAGCAATAGGGAAATATATGACAGAAAAGGAAATAGAATGGCACTTTAACCCGCCTCAGGCGAGTCATAGAGGAGGAGCCTGGGAAAGGACGGTCCGTTCCACACGAACAATTTTAAAAGCGTTGGTCAGACGACAATTGCTCACAGATGAACAATTAGTTACGCTGATGACAGAAACTGAAAGAATCCTGAACGATAGACCAATAACCAAGGTTAGCGATGATCCTGAAGACATGTCTGCCCTCACACCAAATATGCTACTACTAATGAAGACTAACAGTAGTATTCCAAGGGGAATATATAATAAGAATGACAAATATGTAAAACGATGGTGGAAGCAGGTGCAATATCTCTCTAACGTTTTCTGGAGAAGATGGATACGAGAATACTTACCAGCTATACAACAGAGACAAAAATGGCAAAGAAAGACCACAGATTTACGTGTAGGTGATATTGTGCTAGTGTTTGACGAAAGTACCACAAGAGGAAAATGGCCATTGGGAAGaattgtaaaaacaaacaaaagccgTGATGGACATGTACGAAGCTGTATTGTAAAGTATAAAAATACACAGTGA